The Posidoniimonas polymericola genome includes the window TCGACGGTCGACGCGGTCGCCTTCTGGACGAGCACGTCGCCCTGCTGGCCGTGCTCCATCGCGAAGGTGACGAGCTTGACCGCCTCGGTCAGGGGGAGCAGCAGGCGGGTCATCTTGGGGTCGGTGACCGTCAGCGGCTTGCCGGCCTTGATCTGGTCGATGAACAGCGGGATGACCGAGCCGCGAGAGCACATCACGTTGCCGTAGCGCACGCCGCAGAATGTAGTGGAGGTGGTCTGGTGCGACTGCGCCCGGGCGAGCATCAGCTTTTCCATCAGGGCCTTGGTCTGGCCCATCGCGTTGACCGGGTAGACCGCCTTGTCGGTGCTGAGCACGACCAGCTTCTCGACGCCGACTTCCTCGGCCGACTCGAGCACGTTGTGCGCGCCGATAATATTGGTCTGCACCGCCTCGAACGGGAAAAACTCGCACGAGGGGACCTGCTTGAGCGCCGCCGCGTGGAACACGTAGTTGGCGCCCCGCATCGCGTAGGCGACCTGCGGCCGGTCGCGGATGTCGCCGATGACGAAGCTGACCCGCTCGTCGTTGAGGGCGAGCCGCATGTCGTGCTGCTTCTTCTCGTCGCGGCTGAACACGACGACGCGCTCCGGCGAGTGGTCGGTCAAGACCATGCGGGTGAAGCTGTTGCCGAACGAACCGGTGCCGCCGGTCACAAAGATCGTCTTCCCGTCGAACATTCCGTTGCTCGGCCTTGGGGGTCGCGGTGGAGAGCAGCCGGCCGTGTCCATGGCCTGATGCTGGGCCAAAAGTTTATGGCCGACGGTCGCCGACCAACAACCCCAGTTCACGCCTCGCTAGCACCCGGCGATCAGGCCTGCGATCCGCTCGGCGGCGTGTCCGTCGCCGTACGGGTTAGAGGTCGGCCGCCGTCGCGAGAGCTCCGCCGGGTCGTCCAGCAGCAGCGAGACCTCTTCGACGATGCGGCCGGTGCTGGCGCCGACCAGCCGGGCCGCGCCGGCGTCGACCGCCTCAGGCCGTTCGGTAGTGTCCCGCATCACCAGCAGCGGCTTGCCGAGCGAGGGGGCCTCCTCCTGCACCCCGCCCGAGTCGGTCAGGATCAGCGTCGAGCGGTCCATCAGCCAGACAAACTCTGGGTAGCTGGCGGGCAGCAGCAGGTGGACGTTCGCCAAGCCGCCGAGCGCCTCGTGCACGGGCCCTCGGACGTTCGGGTTGAGGTGCACCGGGTAGACGAAGTCGGTGTCGGTGAAACGCCTGGCTAGGGCGGCGATCGCGTCGCAAATCCCCTGCATGCCGGCTCCGAAGTTCTCCCGCCGGTGGCCAGTAATCAGCACCAGGCGTTCGCGTTCCAGGCCGGCGTGCCGGCAGCGCCAGTGGGCGCCGTTCTCGCGTTCACGCTCAACGGTCGCCAGCAGGGCGTCGACCACGGTGTTGCCGGTTACGTGGATCTGGTCGTTGGGCACGTGCTCGCGGCGCAGCTCGTCGGCCGAGCGCTCGGTCGGCGCGCAGTGCACCGTGGTAGCGATGCTAGCAACTCGGCGGTTGAACTCTTCGGGCCACGGCGCCTGCAGGTTGTGCGTCCGCAGCCCGGCCTCGACGTGCACCAGCGGCAGCCGGTGGTAGAACGCCGTTAGCGCCGCCGCCAGCACCGAGCTGGTGTCGCCCTGCGCCACGACCACCGTCGGCGCGTGCTCCTGCACGACGCGGTCTAACCCCTCCAGGCACCGCGCGGTGAGCCCCGACAGCGACTGGTTGGGACGCATCACGTCGAGGTTCACGTCGGCCGTCAGGCCGAAGTAGTCTGCCACCTGCGCCAGCATCTCCTGGTGCTGCCCGGTGAAGCAGACCACCGGCGTCATTTCGTCGCGGCCCAGGCACGCGCGGACCACGGGGGCCATCTTGATCGCCTCGGGACGCGTGCCAACGACTAGCAGCGGTTTGCAGGGGGAACTCGGCATGGGGTCCTTTGGGGGGCGGGCCCGAGCGGGGCGCGGGGGAGGGGGGGCAGGGGGCAGGAAGCGGACCGACCTTGTTGGCGACCGCAGGAAACTGTATTAACCCCCGCTCACCATCCTAACCAGAGGTCCTGCGCCCGCAACGAGTCGCTTCCCGAATGCCGTCCTACACCCTGCAATTCCGGTTGTTTACTGCCGCGGTGCTCCTTTCGGGCGCGGCCCTCGGCTGCCACTCTGCCCAGTACCGGGCCGCGGACCTCCCGCTGAATATGCGCCGCTCGGCGGCCCTGAACTCGAGTCAGATCCAGATTTCTAGCCTGGCGAGCGGCGGCGGGAAGAGCACCACCATCGGCGCCGACGACCTGCTTTCCGTACAATTGGCGACCGGCGTCGAGACCACCGAGCGGGAGCCGCTGCTCGTCCGCGTCGACGCCAACGGCGACGCGGACGTCCCGCTGATCGGTCCGGTCCGGCTGGCGGGGCTCGATGTCGCCTCGGCCGGTCGGCAGATCGGCGCCGCCGCGGTTGAACGCGGCATCTACCAGCGGCCGCAGGTCACGGTGCAGATGCACGAGCAGGCGACCAATCGTGTCGTCGTGCTCGGGGCCGTAACCAACCCCGGCGCCTACGAAATCCCACGGGCGGGGTGCGACGTCGCCAGCGCGATCGCGCTGGCCGGCGGCCTCACCGAGGATGCCGGCCCAGAGGTCGAGCTGCTGCGTCAGTCGCGCACCGGGCTGATCACCGCCGACGTCCAGCCCGACGCGGGTGACGAGGGCGGGGTGCAGCAGGTCTCGTACCAGGCGGCGGCCGGCGGGCCGGTTACCGAACGAATCAATCTCGCTCAGGCGGGCGCCGGGAGCTCCACCAATCAGCGTCTGGACGACCGCGACGTCGTGATGGTGCACCCGAAAGAGAAGCGGGTCTTCCACGTGACCGGCCTGGTGGAACGCCCC containing:
- a CDS encoding polysaccharide biosynthesis protein, yielding MFDGKTIFVTGGTGSFGNSFTRMVLTDHSPERVVVFSRDEKKQHDMRLALNDERVSFVIGDIRDRPQVAYAMRGANYVFHAAALKQVPSCEFFPFEAVQTNIIGAHNVLESAEEVGVEKLVVLSTDKAVYPVNAMGQTKALMEKLMLARAQSHQTTSTTFCGVRYGNVMCSRGSVIPLFIDQIKAGKPLTVTDPKMTRLLLPLTEAVKLVTFAMEHGQQGDVLVQKATASTVEVLAQALLNLFGADNEVNIVGVRAGEKTHEVLLTPEEMIRSEEYDNYYRVPCRAGRNYEDYFSRGDLKATFIKDGYTSENATRLTVEDTEALLLSLPEVQAELKDWPTARKLKRIAA
- the wecB gene encoding non-hydrolyzing UDP-N-acetylglucosamine 2-epimerase translates to MPSSPCKPLLVVGTRPEAIKMAPVVRACLGRDEMTPVVCFTGQHQEMLAQVADYFGLTADVNLDVMRPNQSLSGLTARCLEGLDRVVQEHAPTVVVAQGDTSSVLAAALTAFYHRLPLVHVEAGLRTHNLQAPWPEEFNRRVASIATTVHCAPTERSADELRREHVPNDQIHVTGNTVVDALLATVERERENGAHWRCRHAGLERERLVLITGHRRENFGAGMQGICDAIAALARRFTDTDFVYPVHLNPNVRGPVHEALGGLANVHLLLPASYPEFVWLMDRSTLILTDSGGVQEEAPSLGKPLLVMRDTTERPEAVDAGAARLVGASTGRIVEEVSLLLDDPAELSRRRPTSNPYGDGHAAERIAGLIAGC
- a CDS encoding SLBB domain-containing protein, which codes for MPSYTLQFRLFTAAVLLSGAALGCHSAQYRAADLPLNMRRSAALNSSQIQISSLASGGGKSTTIGADDLLSVQLATGVETTEREPLLVRVDANGDADVPLIGPVRLAGLDVASAGRQIGAAAVERGIYQRPQVTVQMHEQATNRVVVLGAVTNPGAYEIPRAGCDVASAIALAGGLTEDAGPEVELLRQSRTGLITADVQPDAGDEGGVQQVSYQAAAGGPVTERINLAQAGAGSSTNQRLDDRDVVMVHPKEKRVFHVTGLVERPDQFELPDDQVIRVLDALAMAGGTSSPVADRVFVIRQNDIDAEPPVVIEVSIAKAKMSGDENLVIGSGDLVSVEQTAATTVLDAFRNFFRVTMGVSSRLAAF